CACAGGTATGATTGTGAGTCCATCACAGTCATCAGTGCAGTTATTCTTCATTAAGTGTCCTCTTTGTCGTCTCGCTGCGTACTGCTGAGGCCCgcctcctcttcatcactgtCCTCTGGTGCATAGTAATGTCGTCTCCTGTTCTCCCTGTCAACACGGGCTGAAGACGCTGACGATCTCTGAGGAAAGTCCTGTGGAATTTAAGTCAGATTTTTGTAATTCATTCAACATGGACATAATCTTCACCTAAGCAAGGAAATCTAATCGCTTCAATATTAAGAAGCAGTACGGGTATACCACGTTCATTGTGATAAGTGCATACATGGATAGCATTAATGGTtttattacagtataccagtcAATTGGCAGTGAAGGTTTAAGTCAGTTACTCAACATTTGATGCAGGTGCTGTGGTTATGAGAGCACCCTTTCTCTACATTTTGTCTTTGATCTAGAGAATGTCTTTGATATTACGTCTACAGTTCAATCAGCATCCTTTACTTTTACACCAATGCACTTTTTCTAATATTTGTAAGGACACAGGACAAACTGACCAAAGAATGACTGTATGTAACAATTCTCTTGAGGcagtgtgtcatattttgagcaTGAGTTGATGAATGGAAAGGCAGAGAGGCACTTGTACAGCATTCACTCATGGTACTGTTAGCACTTTTCTGTAGCAACACAATgttttattctgcatttttacaaccctttttttttttttaaatacttaagaAATTTTGCTGCACATCCACAGCTGGGAGTAGGGATGCTGGGGATGCTGCAGCACCCATACATTTATttccccaaaaataaataaacctgaaAGGAGAGGCCACACTTGAGGTTTTGCACTGGGTTGCACCAGCTTTTCATCCTCATGGTTACCATGTGCATCAGTTTCATGGCTAGCAAGCATCATTTCATAATGTAGCACATCATAGTAAGCTAGACAGATATTGAAATATCATGTCAATAAATCAGTCTTGACTGGATTTTTGTGTTGCACAATTTTGTGCAGGTAATGAATAATGATGTTGTGTACCAGAAAAGTAACTATTTTGGGCCAAAAGTAACTATTTTGTTATTGCTTAGAGTTATGTTGTAACTTAGCTCTTTCGTCAACCAGCTTTAATTTACTAATGCATGAATCACAACTCTAATAATTAACATTAGAACTCGGTTAAGTTTAGACTTACACACAGCTGGTGCAACAGGCTGCTGTGAAGAACACtgtaaataatgttattttattttaatgctcttGTGCCtcatttagactttttttttaagtcttcaCAAAGAGGTgccaaaaagattaaatgtGCAATTTGTGAGATacattgaaacaaaaaaaaaaaactttactcaTTACCAACCTAGaagggaaaaacaaatatcCAAAATGTATACAGCCACTGTGACACGTTGTTTAATTTTGCCTAGTCAAGCCTGCCCGTATAGTCAAAGATGTTGGTTCATGCTCTAAATGCACTCATAACATTTCTGCCAGTTCAGTCAACCCCCTGTTTCGGATATGTTCCATGACTGCGCTGCGTCATCCTAATATCTGTTCATAAAGGTTAAAATTTGCGCAACTCCGTCCCATGCTGTTACGCCATTTAGGTTGTCAAACTGTACAACATTTAGTTTGAAAATAGATGCAGGTGCTGCTTTATCAATTGAATGTTAAGTTTTTAAGCAGAGCTGCTCCTAAATTGACCATGAGTTGGAAAATATTTCTTCTACATAACCATTTTTCACTCAACCCAACCTGAGACACAGATTGTCCCTGTTATAAAGATAAACCAAAACTCCTCACCTGTACTGCATCCAAGTTCCCAAAGAACTGCTCCACAGGAAGAATCTGATTACTGTCGTCATCTGGGAAGATGTTTTTGCTGGTTTCATCACAGTCCATGTCCTCAGATTCCTGTTTGTCCCAGATGCTGTACATTCCGCAGCTGTCCAAATCCAGCCCTGTCCTAAGTTCATTTTCTTTGCCCTCCTGTCCTTCGAGCTCTGGTGATGCCGAGCATCTCCTCCTGCCTGCCGACTGCTGACATTCACAGCTGATGAGCGAGAGTCTCTCCAGAGGATCAAGTGCTTTACTGTAGCCACTGATGACTGaactgctctctgctgctgactGTGTCTTTGGACTTTTCATACATTTCCTCCTTGTAGTGGAAGCCTGTCACAGAAAGATATAGACCAGGGTTAGAATAATTTCACAGTTAATCATGATTCAAATCCTTTGGTCTTAAACCACTGTACTTCATCTAACACCCCTGAGGATGCAAGACACATTTAGTAGCAAGCCTAACGTGTACGTCAAGTACAGCTCTCAGATGTGAAAGTCAACCAGTTATAATTGTCCATATTATGAAAGAAACATCAATCATGGTACAATATAagttatgtaaagaaaaacattattcgACTAAAGACGTATACCCAGAAACAGCAGGACATAACTGTTGTATTTACACGCTCTTTATACAGGCTGGTCTCTACCGCATACATGTTAACACAAACCTTTCTGGAGCTGCTTTTCCTCTTCCTGGGCTTCAAGCTGTCGAGTTGACCAGGCATCTGCAAATCAAGTTGGTTTCAATCAGCAGGGAGACAGAAATACAccaagtttcagtttcagtgcatcaagttttttttacttgagcATACCAGCACACAGATAAGGCTCGCTTATCGACAGATGGTATGCTGTCTTGGATAATCACTGTCATGTTGCTTGAGTTTAGTTCATGTATGATGTTATGCAAGCCCCATGTCCTGTGAAGTTATGCTCCCAGGAAACACAATATTAGGAGAAGACATGACTGGATATATGAATGTTTTACACATAGTGTAAAAGAGTGGGGTGTGTTTTTTAGCAGATAGTACTACATTTGAGACTCCTCATGCCTTTCACCAAGGGTTTAAGGTGGTTAATGAAGTAGagtgacatttttggatttaGAGTCCACAATGTTAAAGGGAAACGCAACACTACACTGTacaccctttaaccctttgaaagctggatcgacatcacttctGTTGTGCTCAGACACATGTATTTAAACGCTGAGCAAatctgctttatttcttttatggggaaaaggcaatggcaagaaatgttccacaaaaaataaatacataaaaataaaacggaaatagatttagaaaattattaaataataagtTTAGGGAAAAAGGTCCAGATACGTGcattgaaaattatgttacagaataagcATTATTTTTAAGTACGTTTTCgtcttctctttgtttttttgtttgtttttttttaacttttctttttcttattttttgtgtgccaattttcaggtaatttgccTTCTCTAAGTTTCTTGTTGTCATTGCcttgtttacttattttccttttcagagggttaaaatgaACACGTTTTGAAACCCACCACGGCTGTGTACAGTCGCCTGAGTGGTTTGAAACCCCAGCGGCCCTGTATCCTCTTCTGGCAAAACTCCTCCCAAATTGTTGTCTATTCAACTAGGTACAGTTTCACGTTGATTCACATGCCAAACGAGCGACTTAAACGTTGTCTGGCACACACTTCGTTGTGGAAAAAGCCAAGAACCCACTAGAGCTAGCTAAAAGAGTCCGATAATGTATCTCGAAACACCAGCTACAAGCTAATGAGGCTAACAGGATAGCTACCAGTCACTAATGTACTGGCCCTCTGCTTGTTAACGTCACCAAGCTAGGCTAAACACCTACCTTACGCATCATTTGACGGCGTAATGCTTCCGTTATTTAGCGACCCCGGTGTTAAATTTTGGACAGTGTTGTTCCTTGTTCTTCTCCAAGTCAACTGGCTCTCGTTAGCAATAAAACTACTACAGCAAGTGACAATTTATGGCGTCTCGTCTGGAGCCGTCTCGAGGGTTATTTCCTGCTCGCGAGGTTCACCCGGAGGTCAGAGTCATTCGTCACGTGAGAGAAACCACAGGAAggaaaaactgatattttggtAGGACAGCACCACCACGTGGCTGTTACAGTGCCTGATATTTTGGCCGTTTACTCTGAAAACCCGAGCAGTATTGTAGTGTAATTGAGTAAtaatcatggatgtattataagtaTTATAATAATACTTCGCTACATTACGTAAGTATCTTGGTGGGTATCTGAACTTTACccgagtttttatatttctgtcaactttcacttctATTCCACTATATTTCTTAGACAAAATGTAtccttttactccactacatttcctgaATACAATGTAGGCCTGAAGCCCATGGCTATAGCCTACTATTACTCTGCTACATTTCCCCTAAGCATTTCAGTACTTATgacaaaatatggaaagaagggAGGAAGTAAGGAAGGGACTGACAGAAGGATGAAGGAAtggggagaggaaaaaatagattttttcttcaaatactTTAAGTTAGAAAAAagacactgtttttctttaagtgttAGTGTTATAGGCTCAACTTTTAAGGTGGTTAAACTTCATAATTCTCAGAATTCTGATCGCTTGCTTTTTTGTTACCAGCATTTAGTTGTACTTTAACgttcaatacttaagtacatttaataaaCTAAGATTTCTTTCGCGATATTTAAGTTCAGTGACTATCAGATACTTTATGACTTTTACTCAAGGAATATTCCAATACGTAACTTTAATTTCTACCAAAGCCATTTTCTGATAAGAAATCTGTACTCCATCTGTAATCAGGTACTTCAGCCACCCCTGAACACAGGGTCTAAAGTCGTGTGTTGTTTTCCTGGATTCCTTGGTATAATAATGAATCAGCCATAATTGTTTCCACCAAAACAGGGTTTTTGCCATTTAAGATAATTTTATTGTGTGGCTCACATTATATTGATTGTTTAAAAGGGAACAAAACCTAGATAAAGCATTTCagtatgttatttccatgacctctaaaagtttaatcaatatttgtgaacacaAGCTACTCACTCTCAAAGTCAGAAACCATGggaacaaaatatatacattttgaaTCATGAAGGTTGCTGGTTAAAACTGTAGATAGGAAATCAGGCAGCAAATGTCTGTCAGAGTCTTTAGATGGTGGGACCAGTGCAGGTTAGTGACAGAAGCTGGAGatccagctgcagctgtctgcGAGCATCTGCAGGTGGCAGCAGAGGGGAGGGTAGCTGGTAGAGGCTGGGGGTGGAGGTCTTGCCGCAGCTGTCTGCAAGGATCTGCAGCTGGCACATTTTAACATGCTTTGATAGTAGTCATTGCAATAAAATGAAGACCTATTTAAACATGATAGAAGGTTTTCTACATTTACAGGATCATaaaacagtgctttatttaGGCCCACATTTGTTTCCTGAACACTTGtgtcattaatatttatttattatgctttgtactgtttgttttattgtatattttgtggattttattgTCTATAGTAACTTGTAACTTCTATAATACTTTGTACTAGACTACCCAAATACATGCATATGTTAATgaaatgaatgtatttattttacttacgTAAGTCtcttgtttaacccttaaaaaccgggtttgacatcagttttcttgcgctATATTCAGTCTCTCATGCTAGttaacaaatatataatatatatgtctcaaatatgagcaaattgttttgatttcttaaaataaaaaacacacagtgaaagacaatgaccaacttggcaggAAGTGTCACACAAATTTCAAGatttagtaaaaagtgacaaagaaaatgacctgaaaattagtttcaaaaaatgagggagaattattagaaatgaTCAAAACCGACTTGTGATGTGGAGTCTGCCtctatgatgtatttttgtttcatatttctcTGTACTGAAAACAGTGTGTGCCATGTACCATGCCATGAGAAAAACTTCGATAAAAACTTGAAttccataaaaaaagaatatgatcAAAACCTAAATGtgtccagaaaaaaatcatttaaattacagTGATGTACAGAAATCTTAGGCCACCTGagaatttgttattttagaaaGGTTACAGtgatcataaatatttatttctcagtaatgTCTTtactaataaacaaacaagaatatacaggaaatatatatacagtattaaaaacgcAAATACTGCAGATGAGAAaaacttctgtcttttttttttttttgatcaatgagtatatatgtgtatatatatgtataaaaaaaaagaatgttcttggtttttttttactgttctttttttgctgctgccactgctttttttcatgtaatttcttgctatCTTTTGGGCTatttgttgttaagttgctcattgcctccttctGTTTTTGCAAGACATCAAACCAacttgttcagggttcaaagagtTAATTGTTGCAATTATTCCACCATAATTGCTGTTGTATTTTACTTATAATTGTAATACCTTGTAATTATGTAGActaatattgtttaaaaaaccaATAGACAGATCGATCTTTCAGTCTGATGGTCTGCACTGTAACGTGGTGGACacctagtgtgtgtgtgtgtgtgtgtgtgtgtgtgtgtgtgtgtgagagcgagagagagagagagagagagagagagaggagagagagagagagagagaggggaaatggGAAACCCGCTGGTCCCAAGATCAGCGGGGATCATTGGGGGAGGAGATATTTGTGGGAGAGAGACGGACATCCTGCAGCAGGTCTCCAGTCCGCCTGAGAGAAGGGGCAGGCAAGAAGTGAGAGGACATGTTGTGTATCCTTCATCATTTTTCCTCACCGAGAGGAGATGCGTGACTCTAATGAGTGCCAGCATGGCCAAAAGGGACCCCGTGGCCACTTTTGGGTCACGTAGCCAAGGGCACAACCTCTGGTGTCCAAATGGAAGGCGGTGATGGACTCTACTCGGACGCACAGTTGTGAAACACTATGATGGGTCTTTGGGCGCCGCAGTGAGAGCCATGGATCACTTTTCCCGGAGAAAGCGGATCGGTCTGCTGAAGCCCCTGCTGAGTCTGTCTCTAGTCTTCGCCTCTTTTCTCATGATCCACAAGCTGAAGCTGGCAGAGAAGGACGGAGTGGGAGTTAAACACATAAGAGATGCCAACTGGTGCGGCCCcgagtgtttttcttttaaaaagggAGTCGGGAAAACGAGTTTGGGGAGTTCAGACACTCCAGTGCTTAGCACGGATGCGCAGCGGGTCTCCAACGGGACTCCAGCTACCTGGGACGCGCAGGTTCTCAACTGCAGCGAGGACGCGTCAGTGAGGACGCAGGACTGGTTCCGGCGCTTGGACCCGAGATTTCACCAGTTTGTTCTGCACAGACACTGCAGGTACTTCCCCATGCTCATCAACCACCCGGAGAAGTGCGCGGATGGAGAGGTGCACCTCCTCATGGTGGTCAAGTCCGTGATCGAGCAGCACGACCGGCGCGAGGCGGTGCGTAAAACCTGGGGCAAGGAGCACACGGTGAATGGGaagaaaatcaaaactttatttcttttgggGAGCCCCACGACtggcaaagacacaaaaaatctCCAGAAACTGATCGAGTACGAGGACAGGATCTATGGGGACATCCTCCAGTGGGACTTCATGGACACCTTCTTTAACCTCACCCTAAAAGAGGTCAACTTCCTCAAATGGTTCGACATCTACTGCTCCGACGTCCAGTTCATATTCAAAGGAGATGATGATGTGTTTGTGAACACGCACAACCTGTTGCAGCTCATCGGCTTCAAAGTGGAGGAGCGCAAAGATGCCGAGCTGTTTGTGGGGGACACCATCTCCAAGGCGATCCCCATCCGGAACCGGCAGAGTAAATACTACATCCCCAAAGAGCTGTACGATAAGCCATATCCCCCGTATGTCGGAGGCGGGGGGTTTCTGATGTCCTCCCAGCTGGCCAGGAGGCTCTTCGTAGTCTCGGAGGATCTGGAGTTGTACCCGATCGACGATGTGTTTTTAGGGATGTGCCTGCAGAAGCTTCACTCGGCCCCGGAGATGCACCCGGGCTTCAGGACCTTCGGCATCACCAGGCGCAGGGTGAGCCCCATGAACAGCGAGCCGTGCTTTTACAAAAACCTCATCGTGGTGCACAAACTGAGCGCGCAGGAGCTGCTCAGGATGTGGAGCGTGGTGCACAACGAGGATCTGATCTGCGCTCAGAAGGTCTCCATGTGATTGTATTGAAACTAAATTAATTCACCAAagctgaactgaaaacacaggagacttgttttaaattaatcacGCATgcactgtgaaatctgacaagtttatcttactgaaaataatcttggaaaccattTACATTGAATAAGTAAAGTACAAttcatcttaatttatgtttactgtatAATTGTGAAATTTTACTCGAAATGTATtggcatttacttaattttgttaagttgttgcaacttaacaatgacaagtgaaatcactttgttctttctaagtgttaacttcagtaaactaagttagtctgacttaactcgATCATCACAGAGGATTTTGAGATCTGCGagttgttttgttaacatgtttaagaaaacacaaatataattgactagtttgcaatcAGCAGCATAAcatgctaaaacttagaaagattgatttaattaaacttgtcattttaagttacaacaaattcacaaatcaagtaaatataactaaattttaagtaaacttaacaattaaagTAGACATAAATTAGGCATAATTGTTATAGCCTACTTACTTACATTTCCTAGAATAAAAAAGTTagtcaacttgtcagattttacagtgtgatgaTCTTTACACATCTCTACTGAGTCATGTAGACCGAggaaactatgaaaaaaaatacaccttttATCCAAATCCACATCCAGatttagcattttaacatcTCCTATGTGTAAAATTCAAAAGGTTACAAACTCTCCTGAACAAGTTGGATTTCCTCCTCACTACTGCAACTTTGATTTTCCATTTTGTGAAACCACTACCACACATCTCCACAGTGTGCAGACATCCCAGGAAAGTTTCTCAGTCTTGGTGCCTTTTTCAGGTTGTACATTCATCGCTCTCGTCGTCTTAATCTGAGCTCTGTTGTCGATGTTGAGACACGGTTGTAATGGTTTTAGTGCGTGTTTGTGCAGGCATAAATAAGACTGGACTTGTTACATCCAGGTGTTCCTCTCAAACAGCTGATTTTATTGTCAATTGGAGTGTGACTGTCAAAGTGAACTAAATGGACTCAGCATGGAATGAACAGCTGCATTGAGTGATTACTTTGTAGGGTgctgaaattgtaaaaaattaaatgattggTTGTAAGTTAATATATTGTTTCATtccatcttttgtttttatgtttttaagtgtcAGATCATGTGTATGATTTGCAGAGGAAGGCCAAAAAACCAAAGACACTAAAGGGATGTAATACTGTAGATTCATGTATGataatgtcaataaaactgAGCTCTTTGACAGCTttgtaaatacagaaataatgtTGCAGCATTTAATTCAAATTGATGTGTGAACAGCTGGAGAACAGCACATTACTGGGAATGATTTGGATATTATCCCCATGTCAAGTTCTGCTGTCAACTGTAACATTGTCTAGAAGaactaaatgtgtttgtgtagtaTATTAGTTTACAATTATTGCTAAATAGAAGGCTGTTTGAACTGGTAATGACCCCAAACATTGACTCTTAGGTTTAACTCTTTCAAACTTGagcaaatcagcttgatttctttaaaaaaaacaacatgggaATAAGGCAACGAGCCGTGAAAGAACAAATGGCCcaataaataacaagaaattggtaaaaattacctaaaaagttaagttaaaaaaaacaataaccaaacacacacaaaaaccccaaacaaaacaaacaacaatcaagcaaaaaaagaaagtaaaaaaacacacgaGGCAAaggacttggaaaaagtgcttaaaattataataagcCTGTGATACaactttaatataaaattataaattataaaattagtttttgaaaaaaatccctagctttttctctagctttataaaaaataattttctaaatctaccaatttcttgcaatttgtggaacatttcttaccaagttgcttattgccattttccatgtttcttgaagaaattgcaccaatttgctaagggcaaaaaggtttgaatacttctCAAAGGTGTCTGAAAGTAATTTGATATCGCTctaaatttcaaagggttaaatagtaTCAGAAACCATATCTGCAATGTTTAGCTAAAtgttgtttactttatttaaacaaatacagatacttctgcagaaaaaaatagccaTTTGAGGATTCTTATTCAGAAAATACTCACTACATAAAAAACACGAAAAATATAATTTGCTGCAATAGTCTCCAATACAGAAGCGTGTTAAAGCCAAAGTGATGGATTGTGAAGTTAAAACCAAATATACTCTCATATACATCCCCTATATTTAACTTGTTTCTCCACTGATGTAACAGCAAGTGTTATCACACACATTAATAAAGAATTTGCCCCACTAATATTACAATTTGCAAAAGAATATTCAAAAACATCTCAGAGTAGTCTtacaaatgtttctgttttagcTCTTGTGAGTGTGAATGAATCACTAATATATAATACAATCAACATCGTCATAACACTGTGCAGGACAATAGAAGTAGTAAAATTGTAGAATTAGTGACAAATCTTGCAAACCATTGTTCTTAAACTCtgagttttgtgtttgaaagtCAGTTTGATGTGCTTTGAACTGTCCGTCTCAGTCATATCCAGCAGAAGTTGGAGAAAAATAGGTGTTACAAATATTCCACTGTATATAGTACATTCATGTCCACtgtggatt
The DNA window shown above is from Plectropomus leopardus isolate mb chromosome 8, YSFRI_Pleo_2.0, whole genome shotgun sequence and carries:
- the c8h1orf174 gene encoding UPF0688 protein C1orf174 homolog, with amino-acid sequence MMRKMPGQLDSLKPRKRKSSSRKASTTRRKCMKSPKTQSAAESSSVISGYSKALDPLERLSLISCECQQSAGRRRCSASPELEGQEGKENELRTGLDLDSCGMYSIWDKQESEDMDCDETSKNIFPDDDSNQILPVEQFFGNLDAVQDFPQRSSASSARVDRENRRRHYYAPEDSDEEEAGLSSTQRDDKEDT
- the b3gnt7l gene encoding UDP-GlcNAc:betaGal beta-1,3-N-acetylglucosaminyltransferase 7, like; translated protein: MDHFSRRKRIGLLKPLLSLSLVFASFLMIHKLKLAEKDGVGVKHIRDANWCGPECFSFKKGVGKTSLGSSDTPVLSTDAQRVSNGTPATWDAQVLNCSEDASVRTQDWFRRLDPRFHQFVLHRHCRYFPMLINHPEKCADGEVHLLMVVKSVIEQHDRREAVRKTWGKEHTVNGKKIKTLFLLGSPTTGKDTKNLQKLIEYEDRIYGDILQWDFMDTFFNLTLKEVNFLKWFDIYCSDVQFIFKGDDDVFVNTHNLLQLIGFKVEERKDAELFVGDTISKAIPIRNRQSKYYIPKELYDKPYPPYVGGGGFLMSSQLARRLFVVSEDLELYPIDDVFLGMCLQKLHSAPEMHPGFRTFGITRRRVSPMNSEPCFYKNLIVVHKLSAQELLRMWSVVHNEDLICAQKVSM